The following proteins come from a genomic window of Tenebrio molitor chromosome 9, icTenMoli1.1, whole genome shotgun sequence:
- the LOC138137988 gene encoding venom protease-like isoform X2, which yields MKTYFYLCFVFGELIAGLYCSPLFAGSKCHNSNARGVCTPITDCPTALSSVRNEGFHTLKRCGFDRFTEIVCCPDKDTIDPTTSLPSHKEDEPGEDYDPETRTTGVSKSKKACDKYTANLPIVLTYHIVGGENADVGEFPHMAALGFYNVREEEYRFDCGGTLISEYYIVTAAHCVVNIQQNELKIARLGVIDIPETIKKPDSKLDFNVVNVTVHKKYNWTEKFNDIALVKLEKKVTFTDKIRPACLYTKNDDPEKLIVTGWGATNLGGDRSSILQKATLNAVSLNECQKSYRNRTQKTVTKRQICASHNRSDACQGDSGGPLQTEGNSTIFSIVGITSYGIGCGSKYPGIYTRISSYLNWIEGIVWS from the exons ATGAAGACGTATTTTTATCTGTGTTTCGTCTTTGGTGAACTAATTGCTGGTCTATACTGCTCACCCTTATTTG CTGGCTCCAAGTGCCACAACTCCAACGCACGTGGAGTATGCACCCCCATCACTGACTGTCCCACCGCTTTGTCTTCAGTCCGCAACGAAGGTTTCCACACCTTGAAACGTTGCGGTTTCGACCGCTTCACCGAAATCGTCTGCTGTCCCGACAAGGACACCATCGACCCCACCACGTCGTTACCATCACACAAGGAAGATGAACCCGGCGAAGACTACGACCCCGAGACCAGAACCACCGGTGTGAGCAAGAGCAAAAAAGCCTGCGACAAATACACCGCGAACTTACCCATCGTCCTCACTTACCACATAGTGGGTGGCGAGAATGCCGACGTAGGGGAATTTCCTCACATGGCGGCACTGGGCTTCTACAACGTGCGGGAGGAAGAGTACCGGTTTGATTGCGGCGGTACTCTCATCTCGGAGTATTATATTGTGACAGCTGCACACTGCGTTGTCAATATACAACAGAACGAACTGAAGATAGCGAGACTCGGGGTGATAGACATACCGGAAACCATCAAGAAGCCAGATTCGAAATTGGACTTCAATGTGGTCAATGTTACTGTCCACAAGAAGTATAACTGGACAGAGAAGTTCAATGATATTGCTTTGGTCAAACTGGAGAAGAAAGTCACTTTCACGGACAAGATACGGCCGGCGTGTTTGTATACAAAGAACGACGACCCCGAGAAGCTCATTGTAACGGGCTGGGGAGCCACCAATCTAG GAGGAGATAGGAGCAGCATTCTTCAGAAAGCCACCCTGAACGCCGTCTCTCTGAACGAGTGCCAGAAGTCTTATCGAAACAGGACTCAAAAGACCGTGACAAAGCGTCAAATATGCGCTTCTCATAACAGGAGCGACGCTTGCCAAGGAGACTCTGGTGGCCCTCTACAGACCGAAGGCAACAGCACCATTTTCTCCATTGTCGGGATAACGTCGTATGGTATCGGCTGCGGCAGCAAGTACCCAGGGATTTACACCAGGATCAGCAGTTATCTAAACTGGATCGAAGGAATAGTTTGGTCTTGA
- the LOC138137988 gene encoding serine protease ami-like isoform X3, translating to MKTYFYLCFVFGELIAGLYCSPLFENSTCFNNGDKEGICRRKSKCLKIHYINEYHHHNLTRCGFLGKMEVVCCPVETDIRQLPSTRKSEKACDFYAKKFPPNLGPQIWGGEDAEQGEFPYMAALGRYDVRHEEYSFDCGGVLISDSYILTAAHCQVTYGNLPIKIARLGTVDVPKTIDTVNSQFDHAVKKVFVHPKYRLANKTNDIALVQLEKPVTFGPYVQPACLYTNVLTYPQDYLVAGWGEVNRHGSRKERLQKGYVRFESLERCAENLPRDETQPPLRNTQLCAVHKKTDTCQGDSGGPLQKRFTATTDLAVIVGITSYGSPTCGSNNPTVYTSVSMYLNWIEGIVWPQDSFL from the exons ATGAAGACGTATTTTTATCTGTGTTTCGTCTTTGGTGAACTAATTGCTGGTCTATACTGCTCACCCTTATTTG AGAATTCCACCTGCTTTAATAACGGTGACAAAGAGGGCATCTGTAGACGAAAATCAAAATGTTTGAAGATCCACTACATCAACGAATACCACCACCACAACCTAACCCGGTGTGGTTTCCTTGGTAAGATGGAAGTCGTGTGCTGTCCTGTGGAAACCGACATACGACAGTTACCCTCGACCAGAAAGAGCGAAAAGGCTTGCGATTTTTACGCGAAAAAATTCCCCCCTAATTTGGGCCCCCAGATATGGGGAGGCGAGGACGCCGAGCAGGGAGAGTTTCCCTACATGGCTGCTCTAGGTCGGTACGACGTGAGACACGAGGAGTACAGTTTCGATTGTGGTGGAGTGCTCATCTCGGACTCGTACATACTGACAGCCGCCCATTGCCAAGTCACCTATGGGAACCTACCCATCAAAATTGCCAGACTAGGAACCGTCGATGTACCAAAAACTATCGATACAGTCAACTCCCAGTTCGACCACGCTGTCAAAAAAGTCTTCGTCCATCCGAAGTACCGACTTGCAAACAAGACCAACGACATTGCCTTGGTTCAATTGGAAAAACCTGTTACCTTTGGGCCATATGTACAACCAGCTTGTCTCTACACGAATGTCTTGACCTACCCCCAGGACTACTTGGTGGCTGGATGGGGTGAAGTCAACAGGC atggATCAAGGAAAGAGAGACTCCAGAAAGGTTACGTCAGGTTTGAATCTCTGGAACGGTGCGCAGAGAATCTACCTAGGGATGAGACGCAGCCCCCTCTTCGAAATACACAACTGTGCGCCGTGCACAAAAAAACTGACACCTGTCAA GGAGATTCGGGAGGACCTCTACAAAAAAGATTCACTGCAACTACTGATCTTGCGGTCATTGTTGGTATCACTTCTTACGGATCGCCAACTTGTGGAAGCAATAATCCTACCGTTTATACAAGCGTTTCCATGTACTTAAACTGGATAGAGGGTATTGTCTGGCCTCAAGATTCGTTTCTTTAG
- the LOC138137988 gene encoding venom protease-like isoform X1 has translation MQQIRILRFFLTAGFFFVTVQSRELFAGSKCHNSNARGVCTPITDCPTALSSVRNEGFHTLKRCGFDRFTEIVCCPDKDTIDPTTSLPSHKEDEPGEDYDPETRTTGVSKSKKACDKYTANLPIVLTYHIVGGENADVGEFPHMAALGFYNVREEEYRFDCGGTLISEYYIVTAAHCVVNIQQNELKIARLGVIDIPETIKKPDSKLDFNVVNVTVHKKYNWTEKFNDIALVKLEKKVTFTDKIRPACLYTKNDDPEKLIVTGWGATNLGGDRSSILQKATLNAVSLNECQKSYRNRTQKTVTKRQICASHNRSDACQGDSGGPLQTEGNSTIFSIVGITSYGIGCGSKYPGIYTRISSYLNWIEGIVWS, from the exons ATGCAGCAGATCCGCATCCTTCGCTTCTTCCTAACGGCAGGATTTTTCTTTGTAACGGTGCAGAGTCGAGAACTGTTCG CTGGCTCCAAGTGCCACAACTCCAACGCACGTGGAGTATGCACCCCCATCACTGACTGTCCCACCGCTTTGTCTTCAGTCCGCAACGAAGGTTTCCACACCTTGAAACGTTGCGGTTTCGACCGCTTCACCGAAATCGTCTGCTGTCCCGACAAGGACACCATCGACCCCACCACGTCGTTACCATCACACAAGGAAGATGAACCCGGCGAAGACTACGACCCCGAGACCAGAACCACCGGTGTGAGCAAGAGCAAAAAAGCCTGCGACAAATACACCGCGAACTTACCCATCGTCCTCACTTACCACATAGTGGGTGGCGAGAATGCCGACGTAGGGGAATTTCCTCACATGGCGGCACTGGGCTTCTACAACGTGCGGGAGGAAGAGTACCGGTTTGATTGCGGCGGTACTCTCATCTCGGAGTATTATATTGTGACAGCTGCACACTGCGTTGTCAATATACAACAGAACGAACTGAAGATAGCGAGACTCGGGGTGATAGACATACCGGAAACCATCAAGAAGCCAGATTCGAAATTGGACTTCAATGTGGTCAATGTTACTGTCCACAAGAAGTATAACTGGACAGAGAAGTTCAATGATATTGCTTTGGTCAAACTGGAGAAGAAAGTCACTTTCACGGACAAGATACGGCCGGCGTGTTTGTATACAAAGAACGACGACCCCGAGAAGCTCATTGTAACGGGCTGGGGAGCCACCAATCTAG GAGGAGATAGGAGCAGCATTCTTCAGAAAGCCACCCTGAACGCCGTCTCTCTGAACGAGTGCCAGAAGTCTTATCGAAACAGGACTCAAAAGACCGTGACAAAGCGTCAAATATGCGCTTCTCATAACAGGAGCGACGCTTGCCAAGGAGACTCTGGTGGCCCTCTACAGACCGAAGGCAACAGCACCATTTTCTCCATTGTCGGGATAACGTCGTATGGTATCGGCTGCGGCAGCAAGTACCCAGGGATTTACACCAGGATCAGCAGTTATCTAAACTGGATCGAAGGAATAGTTTGGTCTTGA
- the LOC138138714 gene encoding terpene synthase-like encodes MRKSVGFSSLTVVHPMTMENYYSKDNDREEDKMLLEPLLNFYQIGHARAKYAAKIAWCFNHWLKVPEEKVNKMISLIEPLYDSFMMIDDIYDDSVTRGGIPVMHSIYGFAHTINSINYTMANCIEKMLDMEEPRIIDIYIELGLDMHGGNGMEIYWRNNSICPTEKEYLDVIVPKTSSAVLLGVRVLQLYSDFSENLDRLAILLGQIFQLWNDFVNLKSDKQAQAKGYCQDISEGKFNFPIIHAIQTHPNDDQIMNILKQRTTNNELKKYCVSLMEEYGSFDYTLQTLDRLRNEAFEEIERLGGNPYIDHLIEYFFDKIEIS; translated from the exons ATGCGTAAATCAGTTGGCTTTAGTAGTCTGACGGTAGTGCACCCCATGACCATGGAAAACTATTATAGCAAAGATAACGATCGCGAAGAAGACAAA ATGTTATTAGAGCCCCTTTTAAATTTCTATCAAATTGGTCACGCGCGTGCAAAATATGCCGCAAAAATAGCTTGGTGTTTTAACCATTGGCTCAAAGTTCCCGAAgaaaaagttaataaaatgATAAGTCTCATTGAACCACTGTACGACAGTTTTATGAT GATTGATGATATCTACGACGATTCAGTAACAAGAGGTGGTATTCCCGTTATGCATTCGATTTATGGCTTTGCTCACACAATTAATTCGATCAATTATACAATGGCCAattgtattgaaaaaatgctcgACATGGAAGAGCCTCGG ATTATTGATATTTACATTGAACTTGGTCTGGACATGCATGGTGGTAACGGCATGGAAATCTACTGGAGAAATAATTCCATATGTCCTACTGAAAAAGAATATCTTGATGTAATTGTCCCAA aaacaagTAGTGCCGTTTTGTTGGGAGTAAGAGTACTGCAATTGTACAGTGACTTTTCCGAAAACCTAGACAGGCTGGCGATATTACTGGGCCAGATTTTTCAACTTTGGAACGACTTCGTGAATCTCAAATCGGACAag CAAGCTCAAGCCAAAGGCTATTGTCAAGACATTAGCGaaggaaaatttaattttcctattattcATGCCATTCAGACCCATCCAAATGACGATCAAATTATGA ACATACTGAAACAGAGAACTACTAATAATGAATTGAAAAAGTATTGCGTTTCCTTGATGGAAGAATACGGAAGTTTTGATTATACCTTGCAGACACTGGATAGACTGAGAAATGAAGCATTTGAAGAAATCGAAAGACTTGGTGGAAATCCCTATATTGATCATCtcatcgaatatttttttgataaaattgaaatttcttAA
- the LOC138138525 gene encoding uncharacterized protein — MLRYISNLAAEPTLQIFKMSKTEEEILFIPYTHIKEAPKINAISMTKLMQAFNFWLKIPKDKFQIIKEISELTNTGCFMLDELQNLGEPRKAIGMHQADSIASTINAANYAGCNALEKCLELDHSKAGSIYIEQMMQFYRGQGSEIYWRDNYVCPTEEEYKKMCIRKKGSNYQIAVQLMQLFSSNTCDFTKLTDILAQFFQIYEDYVLLCTKEQVWGGNCFEEGTFSFPIIHAIRGHPGDNQIVNILKQKPKGNEMKLYIKTLLEKFGSFEYTKQEILRLRDEIEEEMRKFDENPYMIQLIESVISELDKVLYNDNDREEDKMLLKPLLHYHQISHARSKTMPKLFRSFNYWLKVPEEKLSKILNIIEPMYNGFVMVDDIYDDSVTRSGVPVMHSIYGVAHTVNSLNYTMANTLEKFLDLEEPRIIEPYIKYSLEMHSGNGMEIYWRDNFICPTEKEYLDVICPKTSSAILFGVKVMQLFSNYTENLDTLVILLGQICQIQNDFSSLQLNKQVKVKTFCEDIGEGKFSFPIIHAIQSHPDDNEIMDILKQRTTNNDLKKYCVSLLEKYGSFAYTLQTMDRLKNEIFREVCRLGGNPYFEEVMKHVLDIIGVEG; from the exons ATGTTGAGGTATATTAGTAACCTAGCAGCCGAACCAACTCTACAAATCTTCAAGATGTCGAAAACTGAAGAAGAG ATATTATTTATACCCTACACTCACATAAAGGAAGCTCCAAAAATAAACGCCATCAGCATGACGAAGTTAATGCAAGCTTTTAATTTCTGGTTGAAAATTCCCAAagacaaatttcaaataataaagGAAATATCGGAGTTGACAAACACGGGATGTTTTAT GCTAGACGAGTTGCAAAATCTAGGCGAACCCCGAAAGGCAATCGGAATGCATCAAGCTGACAGCATTGCCAGTACAATAAATGCGGCTAATTACGCCGGCTGCAACGCTTTGGAGAAGTGTCTCGAGCTGGACCATTCAaag gCTGGTTCTATCTACATTGAACAAATGATGCAATTTTATAGAGGCCAAGGGTCAGAAATTTACTGGAGAGATAATTATGTGTGTCCCACCGAAGAAGAATATAAGAAAATGTGTATTCGCA AAAAAGGGAGTAACTATCAAATCGCAGTTCAACTGATGCAGTTATTTAGCAGCAATACATGTGATTTTACCAAATTAACAGATATTCTGGCCCAATTTTTCCAAATATATGAAGATTATGTCCTTTTGTGCACAAAGGAG CAAGTATGGGGTGGCAATTGTTTTGAAGAAGGAACTTTTAGTTTTCCAATTATCCACGCGATACGAGGTCACCCTGGTGACAACCAAATTGTCA ATATCTTGAAACAAAAACCCAAAGGAAATGAGATGAAACTGTATATAAAAACTCtcttggaaaaatttggtAGTTTTGAATATACCAAGCAAGAAATACTCCGACTTAGAGATGAAATTGAAGAGGAAATGAGAAAGTTTGACGAAAACCCTTACATGATTCAACTTATTGAAAGTGTTATTTCTGAATTAGATAAAGTTCTGTA CAATGACAACGATCGCGAAGAAGACAAA ATGTTGTTAAAACCGTTATTACACTATCATCAAATTAGCCACGCGCGTTCCAAAACTATGCCAAAATTATTTCGCAGCTTTAACTATTGGCTCAAAGTGCCTGAAGAAAAACTcagtaaaatattaaacatcATTGAACCAATGTACAACGGTTTTGTAAT GGTGGATGATATCTATGACGACTCAGTAACAAGAAGTGGTGTCCCTGTTATGCATTCCATTTATGGTGTTGCTCACACAGTTAATTCGCTGAACTACACAATGGCCAAtactttggaaaaatttctCGACTTGGAAGAGCCTCGG ATTATCGAACCTTACATAAAGTATAGTCTGGAAATGCATAGTGGTAACGGCATGGAAATCTATTGGAGAGATAATTTCATATGTCCTACTGAAAAAGAATACCTAGATGTAATTTGCCCAA AAACTAGCAGCGCCATTTTGTTTGGAGTAAAAGTAATGCAATTGTTCAGTAATTATACGGAAAATCTGGATACGTTGGTAATATTGCTGGGTCAGATTTGTCAGATTCAGAACGACTTCTCAAGTCTTCAGTTAAACAAG CAAGTCAAAGTGAAAACTTTCTGTGAAGACATCGGCGAAGGAAAATTTAGTTTTCCGATCATTCATGCCATTCAGAGCCACCCAgatgataatgaaataatgg ACATACTGAAGCAAAGAACTACCAACaatgatttgaaaaaatattgtgtctCCTTATTGGAAAAATATGGAAGCTTTGCTTATACCTTGCAAACAATGGACAGACTGAAAAATGAAATCTTCAGAGAAGTTTGTAGGCTCGGTGGAAATCCATATTTCGAGGAGGTCATGAAGCATGTTCTTGATATAATTGGCGTTGAAGgataa
- the LOC138139204 gene encoding terpene synthase-like — MTDEVLSKIFESKYIEKERNEILLQSIIYVAKIPDKSIRPQFMRALNYWFKTPKDKFDVINNIMLIKQSRRAVCVDLEEKRQFRQNIATANATYSVADALGACVYGTYIEMENMAKIWPFEDFNKTKLIVKPEVEFYRGRGMEIDWMNNAECPTEEEYFKAAVRKTGSTIEFIIQMMQLFSTNQADFTRLAQILGKFFHVYDDYINLKSMDGYLMTENNCNTISQGKFSFPVIHAIRSHQDDVQMINILRQKPTNEEILKYSLHLLEQFGSFEYTKQTLRMLKNEAEEEMNKFEENPYILQLFEDIFFKLKID; from the exons ATGACGGACGaagttttatcaaaaattttcgaaagcAAGTATATcgaaaaagaaagaaatgaG ATTTTACTTCAATCGATCATTTATGTGGCAAAAATACCTGACAAAAGCATTCGTCCACAATTTATGCGAGCACTAAATTATTGGTTCAAAACGCCGAAAGATAAATTTGATGTCATAAACAACATAATGCTAATAAAGCAGTCAAGACGCGCTGT ttgTGTTGATTTAGAAGAGAAGCGCCAGTTTCGACAAAATATAGCCACAGCTAATGCCACGTATAGTGTTGCAGATGCGCTTGGTGCATGTGTGTATGGCACATATATTGAAATGGAAAACATGGCGAAAATTTGGCCCTTTGAAGATTTCAAT AAAactaaattaattgtaaaaccTGAAGTAGAATTTTATAGAGGAAGAGGAATGGAAATTGATTGGATGAATAATGCAGAATGTCCCACCGAAGAAGAGTATTTTAAAGCTGCAGTTCGCA aaactgGTAGCACCATCGAATTTATAATACAAATGATGCAACTCTTCAGCACTAACCAAGCAGACTTCACGCGTTTGGCTCAAATATTAGGCAAATTCTTTCATGTTTATGATGattacataaatttaaaatccaTGGATGGG taTCTGATGACAGAAAATAACTGCAACACCATCAGTCAGGGAAAATTTAGTTTTCCAGTGATTCATGCTATTCGCAGTCATCAAGATGATGTCCAAATGATTA ATATTTTACGACAAAAACCAACAAATGAGGAAATTTTAAAGTACTCCTTACATTTATTAGAACAATTTGGAAGTTTTGAATACACGAAGCAAACTTTGAGAATGTTGAAAAATGAAGCCGAAGAAGAAATGAACAAATTTGAAGAGAATCCATATATTTTGCAACTTTTTGAAGATATCTTTTTCAAACTTAAAATAGACTAA
- the LOC138138903 gene encoding terpene synthase-like isoform X2, whose translation MQTSKMSKTEEEILFIPYTHIKEAPKINVISMAKLMQAYNFWLRIPKDKFQIIKEISELTDTGCFMLDELQSLCEPRKAIGMHQAVDSIASTINAANYAGCNALEKCLELDHSKRPRVRNLLER comes from the exons ATGCAAACTTCGAAGATGTCGAAAACTGAAGAAGAG aTATTATTTATACCCTACACTCACATAAAGGAAGCTCCAAAAATAAACGTCATCAGCATGGCGAAGTTAATGCAAGCTTACAACTTCTGGTTGAGAATTCCCAAAGACAAATTTCAGATAATAAAGGAAATATCGGAGTTGACAGACACGGGATGTTTTAT GTTAGACGAGTTGCAAAGTCTATGCGAACCCCGCAAAGCAATCGGAATGCATCAAGCTGTTGACAGCATTGCCAGTACAATAAATGCGGCTAATTACGCCGGCTGCAACGCCTTGGAGAAGTGCCTCGAGCTGGATCATTCAaag AGGCCTAGGGTCAGAAATTTACTGGAGAGATAA
- the LOC138138903 gene encoding terpene synthase-like isoform X1: MQTSKMSKTEEEILFIPYTHIKEAPKINVISMAKLMQAYNFWLRIPKDKFQIIKEISELTDTGCFMLDELQSLCEPRKAIGMHQAVDSIASTINAANYAGCNALEKCLELDHSKAGSIYIEQMMQFYRGLGSEIYWRDNYVCPTEEEYRKMCIRKKGSNYQIAVQLMQLFSTNTCDFTKLTDILAQFFQIYEDYIHLCTKEQVWGGNCFEEGTFSFPIIHAIRSHPGDNHIVNVLKQKPKGNQMKLYVTTLLENFGSFEYTKQEILRLRDEIEEEMGKFDENPYMIQLTESVISQLVKVL, translated from the exons ATGCAAACTTCGAAGATGTCGAAAACTGAAGAAGAG aTATTATTTATACCCTACACTCACATAAAGGAAGCTCCAAAAATAAACGTCATCAGCATGGCGAAGTTAATGCAAGCTTACAACTTCTGGTTGAGAATTCCCAAAGACAAATTTCAGATAATAAAGGAAATATCGGAGTTGACAGACACGGGATGTTTTAT GTTAGACGAGTTGCAAAGTCTATGCGAACCCCGCAAAGCAATCGGAATGCATCAAGCTGTTGACAGCATTGCCAGTACAATAAATGCGGCTAATTACGCCGGCTGCAACGCCTTGGAGAAGTGCCTCGAGCTGGATCATTCAaag gCTGGTTCTATCTACATTGAACAAATGATGCAATTTTATAGAGGCCTAGGGTCAGAAATTTACTGGAGAGATAATTATGTGTGTCCCACCGAAGAAGAATATAGGAAAATGTGTATTCGCA AAAAAGGGAGTAACTATCAAATCGCAGTTCAACTGATGCAGTTATTTAGCACCAATACATGCGATTTTACCAAATTAACAGATATTCTGGCCCAATTTTTCCAAATATATGAAGATTATATCCATTTGTGTACAAAGGAG CAAGTATGGGGTGGCAATTGTTTTGAAGAAGGAACTTTTAGTTTTCCAATTATCCACGCGATACGAAGTCACCCTGGTGACAACCACATTGTCA ATGTCTTGAAACAAAAACCCAAAGGAAATCAGATGAAACTGTATGTTACAACTCTCTTGGAAAATTTTGGTAGTTTTGAATATACCAAGCAAGAAATACTTCGACTTAGAGATGAAATTGAAGAGGAAATGGGAAAGTTTGACGAAAACCCCTACATGATACAACTTACTGAAAGTGTTATTTCTCAATTAGTTAaagttttgtaa